A genomic region of Trichothermofontia sichuanensis B231 contains the following coding sequences:
- a CDS encoding DUF3086 domain-containing protein: MNEEASRASQPNTELTEPDAPQHDPPKAKEMPGDPAAPTAAPLDSLALVPPWPATDTDRQPESESATDTGSPARTTYDPVSEAVADLAQRVADLRAQESALKQAIADLQTTYTQTVQAQLAEAQTAVKRLMRESLHDLEQRRQTLQLSVEQLERRQERIRAEMRTTFAGVSQDLAIRVQGFKDYLVGSLQDLVTAAEQLELVPTPAESAPAAQEATASPAPVHPPFAEQTFEEQAKRIRRLLDQYRSQPDYYGPPWQLRRTFEPIHADRVADWFFTQGGRGAVRSLGSRLQNVLVAAAVISILHKLYGDRLRTLVLANTPERLGDWRRGLQDCLGIARTDFGPNAGIGLFESPESLAIKAERIQKNGDLPLILIDETEEMVSLSLLQFPLWLAFAPDLRSRGISASESRSYL, encoded by the coding sequence ATGAACGAAGAAGCCTCCCGCGCGTCTCAACCCAATACCGAACTTACTGAACCGGACGCCCCTCAACACGACCCCCCTAAGGCCAAGGAAATGCCTGGCGACCCTGCTGCGCCGACGGCGGCCCCCCTCGATTCGCTGGCGCTGGTCCCGCCCTGGCCGGCGACGGATACGGATCGCCAACCTGAGTCTGAGAGCGCGACGGATACCGGGAGTCCTGCGAGGACAACCTATGATCCTGTATCGGAGGCGGTGGCCGATTTGGCACAACGGGTGGCGGACTTACGGGCACAGGAAAGTGCGCTGAAACAGGCGATCGCGGATCTCCAGACCACCTATACCCAAACGGTGCAAGCCCAACTGGCCGAAGCCCAGACGGCAGTCAAACGGTTGATGCGCGAAAGTTTGCACGATCTGGAGCAGCGGCGGCAAACCCTACAATTGTCGGTCGAACAGTTGGAACGGCGGCAGGAGCGGATTCGGGCGGAAATGCGAACCACATTTGCCGGCGTGTCCCAGGATTTGGCGATTCGGGTGCAGGGGTTTAAAGATTACCTGGTGGGTAGTTTGCAGGACTTGGTAACGGCGGCGGAACAGTTGGAGCTAGTCCCAACGCCAGCAGAGTCAGCGCCCGCTGCCCAGGAGGCCACGGCTTCCCCAGCACCAGTGCATCCCCCGTTTGCCGAACAAACCTTTGAGGAGCAGGCTAAACGTATTCGTCGTTTGCTGGATCAGTACCGGAGCCAACCGGACTATTACGGTCCCCCCTGGCAACTGCGTCGTACTTTTGAGCCGATCCATGCCGATCGCGTCGCGGACTGGTTCTTTACCCAGGGGGGCCGGGGGGCAGTGCGATCGCTCGGTAGCCGGTTGCAGAATGTTTTAGTGGCGGCAGCGGTGATTTCGATTCTGCACAAGTTGTATGGCGATCGTCTGCGGACGCTGGTGCTGGCCAATACGCCCGAACGGCTGGGGGATTGGCGACGGGGGTTACAGGATTGCCTAGGGATTGCCCGGACGGACTTTGGTCCCAATGCCGGCATTGGTCTGTTTGAGTCACCGGAGTCGCTGGCGATCAAGGCCGAACGCATCCAGAAAAATGGGGATTTACCCCTGATCCTGATCGATGAAACTGAGGAGATGGTGAGCCTCTCACTGTTGCAATTTCCCCTGTGGTTGGCCTTTGCCCCGGATCTGCGATCGCGCGGCATCTCCGCTAGCGAGTCACGCAGTTACCTGTGA
- a CDS encoding DUF3119 family protein — translation MTGTSPTWSVSDGAIATVTLAPSFALPIALILLALPLLLVQPIASIIIALFGLFLMVQAATLRLQFTPTALDIYRGEQRIRNFPYQDWQHWQIFWPPLPILFYFREVNSIHLLPILFDPKLLQICLTQRCSVKPTL, via the coding sequence ATGACTGGTACGTCCCCAACTTGGTCTGTGTCAGATGGCGCGATCGCGACGGTTACGCTGGCCCCTAGTTTTGCTTTGCCGATCGCTCTGATTCTGCTGGCGTTGCCTTTACTGCTGGTGCAGCCGATCGCTAGTATTATCATCGCCCTGTTTGGCCTTTTTTTGATGGTTCAGGCAGCGACGTTGCGCCTGCAATTCACCCCAACGGCCCTGGATATCTATCGGGGTGAGCAGCGGATTCGCAACTTTCCCTACCAGGACTGGCAACACTGGCAGATTTTCTGGCCTCCCCTGCCGATTTTGTTCTATTTCCGCGAAGTTAACAGCATTCACTTACTGCCGATCCTGTTTGATCCTAAACTATTGCAGATCTGCCTCACGCAGCGCTGCTCTGTGAAACCAACCCTATGA
- a CDS encoding MlaE family lipid ABC transporter permease subunit, with product MSKQSPLQDLGRWSQRFGGALMIGGQALLHILQGRIHTRNLMEQLSAVGPQSLLVALLTAVTIGMVFTIQVAREFITFGVGDAAGGVLALALLRELTPVITAVILAGRVGSAFAAEIGAMQVTEQIDALYMLRTDPIDYLVVPRLLACCIMLPILTIIAFVAGMGGGVLVAVNLYQLPMRNFLESAQSFLGTWDLCSALIKALVFGAIIAVVGSSWGLTTTGGAKGVGQSTTTAVVTALLAIFVTNFFLSWLMFQGLGSAVLRNF from the coding sequence TTGTCCAAGCAATCTCCTCTTCAGGATCTAGGCCGTTGGAGTCAGCGTTTTGGGGGCGCGCTGATGATCGGTGGGCAAGCTCTGCTGCATATCCTTCAGGGTCGTATTCATACCCGAAACCTCATGGAGCAGTTATCCGCCGTCGGTCCCCAGTCCTTATTGGTTGCCCTCCTGACGGCGGTGACGATCGGCATGGTGTTTACGATCCAGGTGGCCCGCGAGTTTATTACCTTTGGCGTCGGGGATGCGGCAGGGGGGGTGTTGGCCTTGGCGTTGCTGCGGGAATTAACCCCGGTGATTACGGCGGTGATCCTGGCGGGACGGGTGGGTTCAGCGTTTGCTGCCGAAATCGGGGCCATGCAGGTGACCGAGCAAATCGACGCCCTGTATATGCTGAGGACGGACCCGATCGACTACCTGGTGGTTCCCCGGCTGCTGGCCTGCTGCATTATGTTGCCAATCCTGACGATCATTGCCTTTGTGGCGGGGATGGGGGGCGGGGTCCTAGTGGCGGTTAACCTGTACCAATTGCCGATGCGTAACTTCCTGGAATCGGCCCAGAGTTTTTTAGGCACTTGGGACCTGTGCAGTGCCCTGATTAAAGCCCTGGTCTTTGGGGCCATTATTGCGGTGGTGGGGTCCAGTTGGGGCTTGACGACGACTGGCGGTGCGAAGGGGGTGGGCCAATCGACGACAACGGCGGTGGTGACGGCCCTGCTGGCTATCTTTGTCACCAATTTTTTCCTCTCTTGGCTGATGTTCCAGGGGTTGGGGAGTGCGGTGTTGCGTAATTTTTGA
- a CDS encoding adenylate/guanylate cyclase domain-containing protein — MFARINATAEAQGGILKKITYHLAGSDMMIYFGVPHYYQDNALRAAIALLNIRTLIQNTPTPILTDTALFLSCQIGIAQGPVFAAEIGELRGRREFNVLGDAVNTAARLMGRANPNQILVTQSVYEAIADRFPAIPLGSCTLKGKSQPLPVFDLCPVPAGIATGGDDRGKIGVS; from the coding sequence TTGTTCGCCCGGATCAATGCAACAGCAGAAGCCCAAGGCGGCATCCTTAAAAAGATCACATACCATTTGGCCGGTTCCGACATGATGATTTACTTTGGTGTGCCCCACTACTACCAGGACAATGCCTTGCGAGCAGCCATAGCCCTGCTCAACATCCGCACCCTGATTCAAAATACCCCTACCCCCATCCTCACCGACACAGCATTGTTCCTAAGTTGTCAGATTGGCATTGCCCAGGGGCCGGTATTTGCAGCAGAGATTGGGGAACTGAGGGGCCGTCGTGAGTTTAATGTACTCGGAGATGCCGTCAACACAGCAGCCCGCCTGATGGGACGGGCGAACCCCAATCAAATTTTGGTAACTCAGTCGGTTTATGAGGCGATCGCCGATCGCTTCCCCGCCATCCCCTTGGGAAGCTGCACCCTCAAGGGGAAATCCCAGCCGCTCCCAGTGTTTGATCTGTGCCCCGTGCCCGCCGGAATTGCAACCGGGGGCGACGATAGGGGAAAGATTGGCGTAAGCTAA
- a CDS encoding CHAT domain-containing protein, translating to MTSSEVPCLSIAIAPLQNLGGSHFAIWVMQAPYPSGYVHQDRAWTEELNQIWLAWQEMFSLQGPARRSVEQIPLPTLPPLSLAEGELSLTPQAGSYSGRLMQHLGIALWQWLFDGSVQQSLSQSQGIAIGQGKPLRLRLDIRDPELIALPWEIMQAEIGKPAIALNQQILFSRTTTDVDPLVAPTHHASSLRILLVLGQAETGDLSPLALEEEAASLCNVLTMAGIEAINKPGVIPAPCRVDVLVQPTPAALNDRLETGSYNVFFYAGHGVPGPDGGVLFLGPDTLSGTELAQVLTRCQVSLAVFNACWGAQPDRLKPELAPAEVLGDLPLTATTTATGSLVSPLRQGPPAFARSSLAEVLIHHGVPAVLAMRDSIADPEALSFIRAFAQALAERLPIDAAVVVARQHLLTLYKFNQPAWTLPVLYLHPEFDGRLLGPPDEGVTELPGDVPIHACLRSLETQPRVWSIGTGRIRVGRAEGKGNDLIIPEQWVSQNHAEIFCRNTGVGETAMPDYFLRDFSRYGTYVLTAGNWQRVHNQEIHLQSGVKIRFGSSQGQTLEFIIERPDLT from the coding sequence ATGACAAGCTCTGAGGTTCCCTGTCTAAGTATCGCGATCGCCCCCTTGCAAAACCTGGGAGGCAGCCATTTTGCTATTTGGGTGATGCAGGCCCCCTACCCCAGTGGCTATGTGCATCAGGATCGGGCCTGGACGGAAGAATTGAACCAGATCTGGCTGGCTTGGCAGGAAATGTTTTCCTTGCAAGGACCCGCGCGTCGGAGCGTGGAACAAATTCCCCTACCTACACTGCCCCCCCTATCCCTGGCGGAAGGTGAACTCTCCCTCACCCCCCAGGCAGGTAGTTATAGCGGACGCTTGATGCAGCATTTGGGGATTGCCCTCTGGCAATGGTTATTTGATGGATCAGTGCAACAAAGCCTCAGTCAAAGTCAAGGGATCGCCATCGGTCAAGGCAAACCCCTGCGCCTGCGCCTGGATATCCGCGATCCTGAACTGATCGCCCTGCCCTGGGAAATTATGCAGGCTGAAATCGGGAAACCAGCGATCGCCCTCAATCAACAGATACTCTTCAGCCGCACCACAACGGATGTGGATCCCCTGGTGGCACCCACCCATCACGCCTCGTCGCTACGGATTCTGTTGGTATTGGGACAGGCTGAAACGGGGGACCTCTCGCCCCTAGCCCTAGAGGAAGAAGCCGCCAGCCTGTGCAATGTTTTGACAATGGCCGGCATTGAGGCTATCAACAAACCCGGTGTCATCCCTGCCCCGTGCCGGGTTGATGTGCTCGTCCAACCCACCCCTGCTGCCCTCAACGATCGCCTGGAAACTGGCTCCTACAATGTGTTTTTCTATGCCGGACATGGGGTGCCAGGTCCGGATGGGGGCGTCTTGTTCCTGGGGCCGGATACCCTCAGTGGCACAGAACTCGCCCAGGTCCTTACCCGCTGCCAAGTGAGTTTGGCGGTGTTTAATGCCTGTTGGGGTGCTCAGCCCGATCGCCTGAAGCCAGAATTAGCCCCTGCTGAGGTCTTGGGCGATCTTCCCCTCACGGCAACGACTACAGCCACCGGTAGTCTGGTTTCGCCGCTTCGCCAGGGACCCCCTGCCTTTGCCCGCAGTAGTTTAGCGGAAGTGCTGATCCATCACGGTGTACCTGCTGTCCTGGCCATGCGGGACTCGATCGCCGACCCAGAAGCCCTCAGTTTTATTCGGGCCTTTGCCCAAGCCTTGGCAGAACGGCTGCCGATCGATGCCGCCGTGGTCGTGGCCCGTCAACACCTGCTGACCCTGTACAAATTCAATCAGCCTGCCTGGACACTCCCGGTCCTCTATCTCCATCCCGAATTTGATGGCCGCTTACTAGGGCCACCGGATGAGGGCGTCACAGAATTGCCAGGGGATGTCCCCATCCATGCCTGTCTGCGATCGCTCGAAACCCAACCCCGTGTCTGGTCGATCGGGACAGGTCGGATTCGCGTGGGACGGGCCGAGGGTAAGGGGAATGATTTGATTATTCCGGAGCAATGGGTTTCTCAAAACCACGCCGAAATTTTTTGCCGTAATACAGGCGTTGGGGAGACTGCCATGCCTGACTACTTCCTCCGCGATTTCTCCCGCTATGGCACCTATGTCCTAACTGCTGGCAACTGGCAACGGGTTCATAACCAGGAAATCCACCTGCAATCCGGCGTCAAAATTAGGTTTGGTAGCTCCCAGGGCCAGACCTTAGAATTCATTATTGAACGCCCCGATCTCACCTGA
- a CDS encoding amino acid ABC transporter substrate-binding protein translates to MSKKGLISLIALALGASLAACGGPPSQPTDQASPTGSSPSGLGTTSRLAAVKSRGKLICGVEGTIPGFSFVDSSGNYSGLDVDICKAVAAAVLGDANAVEYRNLDSTERFTALRGGEVDMLSRNTTWTLSRDAAGGNAMEFAPTTFYDAQGMMVRADSGITTLQDMEGKSICVETGTTTELNLTSRMTELGVKYTDVKFQDGTEAVQAYLSGRCDGFTSDKSQLFARRTQFPNPEEHILLDVTMSKEPLGPVTMNNDSQWYDVVKWVTFGLIQAEEFKITQANVDQVAASSTNKDVRAFLGLEGDFGPQLGLEKDFMVKAIKAVGNYGEIYDRNIGEGIPRGLNKLWTDGGLMYSPPFR, encoded by the coding sequence ATGTCTAAAAAGGGTCTTATCTCACTGATTGCCCTCGCTTTAGGGGCCTCGCTTGCTGCCTGTGGTGGACCCCCTTCGCAACCAACGGACCAAGCCAGCCCTACTGGCTCCAGTCCCTCTGGATTGGGAACTACCAGTCGGCTAGCGGCGGTCAAGTCACGCGGGAAATTAATCTGCGGTGTAGAAGGGACCATTCCTGGCTTTAGCTTTGTTGATTCCAGTGGTAACTATTCCGGCCTGGATGTCGACATCTGTAAAGCAGTCGCCGCAGCAGTCTTAGGCGATGCTAATGCCGTTGAGTATCGTAACCTCGACTCGACAGAGCGGTTTACCGCCTTGCGGGGTGGTGAAGTGGATATGCTCTCGCGCAACACGACCTGGACTCTAAGCCGGGACGCGGCTGGGGGGAATGCGATGGAGTTTGCCCCAACCACATTTTATGACGCCCAAGGGATGATGGTGAGAGCCGATAGCGGTATCACCACCCTCCAGGACATGGAAGGCAAATCGATTTGTGTGGAAACAGGGACCACCACTGAGTTAAACCTCACCTCTCGCATGACCGAGTTGGGAGTCAAGTATACGGATGTGAAATTCCAGGATGGGACCGAGGCCGTGCAAGCCTATCTCAGCGGTCGCTGTGATGGTTTTACCTCAGATAAGTCACAACTCTTTGCCCGCCGCACCCAGTTCCCAAACCCAGAAGAGCATATTTTATTAGATGTCACCATGTCGAAGGAGCCGTTGGGTCCCGTGACCATGAACAACGACTCTCAGTGGTACGATGTGGTGAAATGGGTCACCTTTGGGCTGATCCAGGCCGAAGAGTTTAAGATTACCCAGGCCAATGTGGACCAAGTTGCTGCATCCAGTACGAATAAGGATGTTCGCGCTTTCCTGGGGTTAGAGGGCGATTTTGGTCCCCAGTTGGGCCTGGAGAAGGACTTTATGGTTAAGGCCATTAAAGCAGTGGGGAATTACGGGGAAATTTACGATCGCAACATTGGCGAGGGCATTCCCCGTGGTCTGAACAAGTTGTGGACCGACGGCGGCCTCATGTATTCACCCCCCTTCCGCTAA
- a CDS encoding amino acid ABC transporter permease → MSSTPDTPTPIWRDDRFWKAVFQIAVLAGVIGLLSVFFSNLNDNLNRTGLQFSFDFLAKSASFSIGETPIPYSPSDSYQKAIVVGVINTLRVVLVGFVLTTVLGIFAGVVSFSDNWLLCKLSLLYVEVVRNTPLLLQLMFWYFPIFLSLPPPQTPVQWPGPIFLSKTGIYVPWPTITPMFWLWLLALIGVVIAAIALWQWRRSRQVERAESGLPQLVGLIILGIIALGMVTIAFNWQAPQVSRPGQFEGGLRLSLEYTALLVGLVVYTGAFIAEIVRAGIQAVSRGQWEAARSLGLSSGQVMRLVVFPQALRVIIPPLNSQYMNLAKNSSLALAIGYPDLFSVASTSLNQTGRPLEMFIILMSIYLTLNLIISLVMNQLNRMVQVKER, encoded by the coding sequence ATGTCATCCACCCCTGACACTCCGACGCCGATCTGGCGCGACGATCGCTTCTGGAAGGCCGTGTTCCAGATAGCTGTCTTGGCGGGGGTAATTGGGTTATTGAGTGTGTTCTTTAGTAACCTCAATGACAACTTAAACCGCACCGGCTTGCAATTTAGTTTTGACTTCCTGGCAAAGTCCGCCAGTTTTAGTATTGGCGAGACGCCGATTCCCTATAGTCCCAGTGATTCCTACCAAAAGGCGATCGTCGTGGGGGTGATCAACACCCTGCGGGTAGTCTTGGTCGGGTTTGTGCTAACAACTGTCCTGGGAATTTTCGCGGGTGTAGTGAGTTTTTCAGACAATTGGTTGCTGTGCAAATTAAGCTTGCTCTACGTAGAAGTGGTACGGAATACACCGCTGCTCCTGCAATTGATGTTTTGGTATTTTCCGATTTTTCTGAGCCTGCCCCCACCCCAAACGCCGGTCCAATGGCCAGGTCCCATTTTCCTGAGTAAGACGGGGATCTATGTCCCTTGGCCGACGATCACACCCATGTTTTGGCTATGGTTGCTAGCGCTGATCGGGGTCGTGATTGCGGCGATCGCCCTGTGGCAATGGCGACGATCACGACAGGTGGAGCGGGCTGAGTCGGGGCTGCCCCAACTGGTGGGCTTAATCATCCTGGGCATTATCGCCCTCGGCATGGTGACGATCGCCTTTAATTGGCAAGCACCCCAAGTGTCCAGGCCAGGACAGTTTGAGGGCGGTCTACGGCTGTCGCTGGAATATACTGCTTTGCTGGTCGGTCTTGTGGTCTATACCGGCGCCTTCATTGCTGAAATCGTGCGGGCGGGGATTCAGGCCGTGTCACGGGGGCAGTGGGAAGCGGCGCGATCGCTGGGGTTGTCCTCTGGGCAGGTGATGCGGTTGGTGGTGTTTCCCCAAGCCTTGCGGGTGATTATTCCCCCCCTGAACAGTCAGTACATGAACCTGGCGAAGAACTCCAGTTTGGCCTTGGCGATCGGCTATCCCGATCTGTTCTCTGTCGCCAGTACCAGTCTGAACCAGACCGGGCGACCGCTGGAAATGTTTATTATCCTGATGTCAATTTATTTGACATTGAACCTCATCATCTCCCTGGTGATGAATCAGTTGAATCGCATGGTCCAGGTCAAGGAGCGCTAA
- a CDS encoding amino acid ABC transporter permease — MTSPLPPAPAPPLTHYRPHRWLQKNLFNSWLNGLITIVLGGVLLWAGIGFLRWAIGAADWRVIPANLPLYFVGRYPADQYWRLWLMLAIIGALSGLSWGVLAQRAIRLFTVPVLAGLSLGAIGIILIPTPPLYRLFALAIALISAISAWGGRQGARQFPPLSRWLSLLWAVTFVMSFWLIRGGLGLKVVSTNDWGGLLLTLIMSLASILLCFPLGVLLALGRQSPLPVVRGLSIAYIELVRGVPLISILFMGQVMIPLFLPEGVRPDRVVRAILGLTLFSAAYLAENVRGGLQAVPRGQLEAANALGLNAPLTVGLIVLPQAIKISIPAIVGQFIGLFQDTTLLSIVGLLELLGISRAILANPEFLGKYGETYLFIGVIYWGFCYAMSIGSRRLEKHLNTGQR; from the coding sequence ATGACATCCCCCCTGCCCCCTGCTCCCGCCCCACCCCTTACCCATTATCGTCCCCACCGCTGGCTTCAGAAAAATCTGTTCAATAGCTGGTTGAATGGTCTAATTACGATCGTCCTGGGGGGGGTGCTCCTCTGGGCAGGGATTGGGTTCCTCAGGTGGGCGATTGGGGCAGCCGATTGGCGGGTGATTCCGGCGAATCTTCCCCTCTACTTTGTTGGGCGGTACCCGGCTGATCAATACTGGCGCTTGTGGTTGATGCTGGCCATTATCGGTGCGCTGTCGGGGCTAAGTTGGGGGGTACTGGCGCAACGGGCCATACGGTTGTTTACGGTTCCTGTGTTGGCGGGCCTGAGCTTAGGCGCAATCGGGATTATTCTAATTCCCACCCCCCCACTTTACCGGCTATTCGCATTGGCGATCGCCCTCATCAGTGCAATCAGTGCTTGGGGGGGGCGGCAAGGGGCGCGGCAGTTTCCCCCGTTGAGTCGATGGCTGTCCTTGCTCTGGGCTGTGACCTTTGTCATGTCTTTCTGGTTGATCCGGGGGGGGCTGGGCCTTAAGGTGGTTTCGACGAACGATTGGGGGGGCCTCTTACTCACCTTGATCATGTCTCTGGCCAGTATTCTGCTGTGTTTCCCCCTGGGGGTGCTGCTGGCCCTGGGTCGTCAAAGTCCCCTGCCGGTGGTGCGTGGGTTATCAATAGCCTATATCGAATTAGTCCGGGGGGTGCCCCTGATCTCGATTTTGTTTATGGGACAGGTGATGATTCCGCTGTTTCTACCAGAGGGTGTCCGTCCCGATCGCGTCGTGCGGGCTATTTTAGGATTAACCCTTTTCAGTGCGGCTTATCTGGCCGAAAATGTGCGCGGCGGGCTTCAGGCTGTCCCCCGCGGCCAACTGGAAGCAGCCAATGCCCTAGGATTGAATGCCCCCTTAACGGTGGGTTTGATTGTCTTGCCCCAGGCGATCAAAATTTCGATTCCAGCGATCGTGGGTCAGTTTATTGGGTTATTTCAGGACACGACGCTGTTGTCGATCGTGGGGCTGCTAGAGTTATTGGGCATCAGTCGAGCAATTTTGGCCAACCCAGAATTTTTAGGAAAATATGGTGAAACCTATCTGTTTATTGGCGTCATTTATTGGGGATTCTGTTATGCCATGTCGATCGGCAGTCGTCGGCTAGAAAAACACCTCAATACTGGACAGCGTTAG
- a CDS encoding amino acid ABC transporter ATP-binding protein, whose product MTQSQTEMIQDTGTQTHPMIVAQDVHKWYDNHFHVLRGVSLTVNKGEVVVIMGPSGSGKSTFIRTFNALEPYQRGRIEIDGIHLCHDLKNIAEIRREVGMVFQQFNLFPHLTVLKNVTLAPIWVRRWPRAKAEEIALRLLERVGILEQAHKYPGQLSGGQQQRVAIARALAMQPKIMLFDEPTSALDPEMVREVLEVMLSLARSGMTMVVVTHEVGFAREVADRVVLMADGLLVESATPEDFFNRPQEERTQKFLSQIL is encoded by the coding sequence ATGACCCAATCGCAAACCGAAATGATCCAGGATACGGGCACGCAAACCCATCCCATGATTGTTGCCCAGGATGTCCATAAGTGGTATGACAACCACTTCCACGTCTTGCGCGGGGTGAGCCTCACGGTTAATAAGGGCGAGGTGGTGGTGATTATGGGGCCATCAGGGTCGGGTAAATCTACCTTTATTCGGACCTTTAATGCTCTGGAACCTTACCAAAGGGGCCGGATTGAGATTGATGGCATTCACCTCTGCCATGATTTGAAAAATATCGCCGAAATTCGCCGGGAAGTGGGGATGGTATTCCAGCAGTTTAATCTGTTTCCCCATCTGACCGTGCTGAAAAATGTGACCTTGGCTCCCATTTGGGTGCGCCGTTGGCCCAGGGCTAAAGCCGAAGAAATTGCCCTGCGGTTGCTGGAGCGGGTGGGGATTCTGGAGCAGGCCCATAAGTACCCCGGTCAGTTGTCGGGGGGACAGCAGCAACGGGTCGCGATCGCCCGTGCCCTCGCCATGCAACCCAAGATTATGCTGTTTGATGAACCGACGTCGGCCCTTGATCCAGAAATGGTGCGGGAGGTGCTGGAGGTGATGCTTTCCCTAGCGCGATCGGGGATGACGATGGTGGTGGTCACCCACGAAGTTGGCTTTGCGCGGGAAGTAGCCGATCGTGTGGTCTTGATGGCGGATGGCCTGCTGGTGGAATCAGCCACCCCAGAAGACTTTTTCAACCGTCCCCAGGAAGAACGCACCCAGAAGTTCTTATCCCAAATTCTTTAA
- a CDS encoding AI-2E family transporter, whose protein sequence is MRLIDWVGLVFLGIALVILWQFRQILLLLFTAVVLATALNSLVRWIMNRFSVKRGVAVLIAMLMVVIGAVLFVGLVMPPFIDQFQQLLQLVPVGFTRFSVWLDRLLKEPPDWILQHNLQLPHLGDFTQQTWSLGKELFGNLFAFLNNSLAVLLQLLLVLVLTVMILADPLAYRRLAVRLFPSFYRRRTDEILSRCEVALLSWLGGVSFNSIFVATLCAIGLLMLQVRFVFAHALLAGVFNFVPNIGPTVSGVFPVAVALLDSPGKALAVVILYVVVQNLESYWFSPMVMQKQVSLLPAATLIAQIFFATFLGLLGLILALPLAVVVKIWVEEAFIKDFLDYWQGTLPSEALAVVGSHDTPVLAAVEGAAEHSPGLSPVIAAPPSSEMPSPSSYPETGPISAASPTETLDPPAEVGE, encoded by the coding sequence GTGAGACTGATTGATTGGGTGGGCCTGGTTTTTTTGGGAATTGCCCTCGTGATCCTGTGGCAATTTCGCCAAATCCTATTGTTGCTGTTTACAGCAGTGGTCTTGGCAACGGCCCTCAATAGTCTGGTGCGCTGGATTATGAACCGCTTCAGTGTCAAACGGGGAGTGGCCGTGCTCATTGCCATGCTCATGGTCGTGATCGGGGCGGTCCTCTTTGTGGGCCTCGTCATGCCGCCGTTTATCGATCAGTTTCAGCAGCTTTTGCAACTGGTTCCTGTGGGCTTTACCCGCTTCTCAGTTTGGCTCGATCGTCTGCTCAAAGAGCCGCCTGACTGGATCTTGCAACACAACCTGCAACTGCCCCACCTCGGTGACTTCACGCAGCAAACCTGGAGCTTGGGTAAGGAACTGTTTGGCAACCTGTTTGCGTTTCTGAATAACTCCCTGGCGGTTCTTTTACAACTGTTACTGGTCCTGGTCCTAACGGTGATGATTCTGGCCGATCCCCTGGCCTATCGCCGTTTGGCCGTTCGCTTGTTCCCCTCCTTCTACCGGCGGCGCACGGACGAGATTCTGAGCCGGTGTGAAGTCGCCCTCTTGAGTTGGCTGGGGGGCGTGTCGTTCAATTCTATATTTGTGGCGACCCTCTGCGCGATCGGGTTATTGATGCTTCAGGTGCGCTTTGTCTTTGCCCATGCCCTACTAGCGGGGGTGTTCAACTTTGTTCCGAATATTGGCCCAACGGTGAGTGGGGTGTTCCCGGTGGCCGTGGCGCTGCTGGATTCACCGGGGAAAGCGCTGGCAGTCGTGATTTTGTATGTGGTAGTGCAAAACCTGGAAAGCTACTGGTTCAGCCCAATGGTGATGCAAAAGCAGGTCTCGCTGTTGCCCGCCGCCACCCTCATCGCTCAGATCTTTTTTGCCACCTTCTTGGGCCTTTTGGGGTTGATCTTAGCGTTGCCTCTGGCAGTGGTGGTGAAAATCTGGGTGGAAGAAGCGTTTATCAAAGACTTTCTGGACTATTGGCAGGGCACTCTACCATCGGAAGCACTGGCTGTGGTGGGGAGTCACGATACCCCGGTATTAGCCGCGGTGGAGGGGGCGGCAGAGCACTCTCCCGGTCTATCCCCAGTCATCGCTGCACCTCCCTCCTCAGAGATGCCCAGTCCGAGTTCCTACCCGGAGACAGGTCCCATTAGCGCAGCATCTCCTACGGAGACGCTCGATCCCCCAGCTGAAGTAGGAGAATGA